One stretch of Candidatus Cloacimonadota bacterium DNA includes these proteins:
- a CDS encoding rhodanese-like domain-containing protein, whose translation MMKRISTLIFILLTLSLLFSQEFERYSAEDFKSRLDELIKEEADFALLDIRTLPEYQFGHIEGAQLIDFYGKDFVQKLNEMAKSKTYLIYCRSGNRTSQALQIMKQLEFDNVIDLENGIVSWLEAGFEVVK comes from the coding sequence ATGATGAAAAGAATTTCTACACTGATCTTCATTCTGTTGACTCTTTCTCTTCTCTTTTCGCAAGAATTTGAAAGATATTCCGCAGAAGATTTCAAATCCAGGTTGGATGAACTTATTAAGGAGGAAGCAGATTTTGCACTACTGGATATTCGTACTTTACCGGAATATCAATTTGGTCATATAGAAGGTGCTCAACTTATAGATTTTTATGGAAAAGATTTTGTGCAAAAATTGAATGAAATGGCTAAAAGTAAAACATACCTCATCTATTGCCGCAGTGGAAATAGAACTTCACAAGCACTACAGATAATGAAACAGCTGGAATTTGATAATGTGATCGATCTGGAAAATGGAATCGTAAGCTGGTTGGAAGCAGGTTTTGAGGTAGTGAAGTAA
- a CDS encoding DUF3347 domain-containing protein: MEKILILVSALVLIFLLGADEMFDSKMNEIAEKYLYIQEMLSLDRTDEITQKAAEIADLAKDLDVSNVPEEHKMHFANLPEKIGINAQKISKAETIDGMRAAFKELSKPMAMWASMMQPMGMNVAFCSMAPGSWLQRGDEIMNPYYGDKMLHCGEIVSEGKEMESESENKMHHGMEHK, from the coding sequence ATGGAAAAAATATTAATACTCGTATCAGCTTTAGTGCTGATTTTCCTGTTGGGGGCTGACGAAATGTTCGACAGCAAGATGAATGAAATTGCTGAAAAATACTTATATATCCAGGAAATGCTGTCCTTGGATAGAACAGATGAGATTACTCAAAAAGCAGCTGAAATTGCCGATCTGGCAAAAGATTTGGATGTGAGTAATGTGCCAGAAGAACACAAAATGCATTTTGCAAATCTACCGGAAAAAATCGGCATAAATGCTCAGAAGATCAGTAAAGCTGAAACTATCGACGGAATGCGGGCAGCCTTCAAAGAGCTTTCCAAACCGATGGCAATGTGGGCCAGCATGATGCAGCCGATGGGCATGAATGTGGCATTTTGTAGCATGGCTCCAGGCAGCTGGCTGCAGCGGGGAGATGAAATTATGAATCCTTATTACGGTGATAAAATGTTGCATTGCGGTGAGATAGTTTCTGAGGGAAAAGAAATGGAAAGTGAATCTGAAAATAAAATGCATCATGGAATGGAGCATAAATGA
- a CDS encoding DUF302 domain-containing protein: MIDYGFYKELDKTFEETAEVVLAKLKEHKFSIVSQIDLKQKFKEKLNIDYKQYTILGLCDPQSAYKVVTTEENIGLMLPCNMIVYEKEDKTVIAIMRPFAMMANLENPELDGVACDVENRLKELFDSIK; the protein is encoded by the coding sequence ATGATAGATTACGGATTTTATAAAGAACTTGATAAAACATTTGAAGAAACTGCCGAAGTTGTTCTGGCAAAACTGAAAGAGCACAAATTCAGCATTGTCAGCCAGATCGACCTGAAGCAGAAATTCAAAGAGAAACTGAACATAGATTACAAGCAGTACACTATTTTGGGATTATGCGATCCGCAGAGTGCCTATAAGGTTGTTACTACCGAAGAAAACATTGGATTGATGCTGCCCTGTAATATGATCGTGTATGAGAAAGAGGATAAAACCGTTATCGCTATTATGCGCCCATTTGCCATGATGGCCAACCTGGAAAATCCCGAATTGGATGGTGTAGCTTGTGATGTGGAAAACCGATTGAAAGAACTTTTTGATTCAATAAAATAG
- a CDS encoding CusA/CzcA family heavy metal efflux RND transporter, with the protein MLNKITEFSVNNRVFVLIITAIVIGIGIWAIYNTPVDAIPDLSDVQVIIFSDYPGQAPQVVEDQVTYPLTSALLSVPHAKSVRGYSFFGFSMVYVIFEDGTDIYWARSRVLEYLNVAQSRLPEDVSVQLGPDATGVGWVYMYTLTSDRHDLQQLRSIQDWYLKNELMSVPGVSEVASAGGYVKQYQVEVDPEKLRAYGLSLQKVNMAIKRSNNDVGGKLLEMGETEYMIRGKGYIQSIEDLKTISVGLDKESSTPIYLSQIANIHIGPEIRRGIIEINGEGEAVTGIIVMRYGENAVDVINGVKTRLESLQKGLPEGVQIHTSYDRSSLIQRSIDTLKNTLFLQMLAVTIVTMIFLLHLRSAFVAIFTLPVGILISFIIMKIWGISANIMSLGGIAIAIGVMVDASIVMVENLHKQRERHKDKSHHEMVLIAAKEVGPALFFSLLIVTISFMPVFSLQQQEGRLFIPLAFTKTFAMAAAALLAITVIPVLMFYFVRGKIRPENKNPLARFFIAVYRPVIKFVLWFPWLVIILAVIILLSTYIPYSKLGSEFMPPLNEGDLLYMPTTPPGISITKAKELLQQTDKIIASHPQVEHVLGKIGRADTSTDPAPLSMIETTIILKDKSQWPKGKTIEDVIRELDEMVQFPGLTNSWTMPIKTRIDMLATGIKTPVGIKLMGDDLQQLSEIGEQIEALLRPMPEVTSAYSERVTGGNFIDIMIDREKVAIEGLTIGDVQDVIKSALGGMNVSYTVEGLERYPINVRYPRDLRNNIDALNRLTITSPMGYAVPLGQLAEIEIVKGPPMIKSENARRTAWIFVDLKTSDVGGFVKEAKELIANHVEIPSGVSLIWSGQFEYMERAAKRLRIVIPITLALIFLILFMNFKSVTESFIMMITVPFALVGGIWLMYFNDYNISVAVGVGFIALAGLAAENGVVLLVYLDEAYNRWKREGKLKTISDLKQIVMQGSAERVRPILMTVSTDVIGLLPIMFGTSTGIRVMKRIAAPMVGGLISSAVMTLVILPTIYFLWKRHLMKKEKV; encoded by the coding sequence ATGTTAAATAAAATTACAGAATTTTCTGTTAATAACCGGGTGTTCGTTCTCATCATCACAGCTATCGTTATCGGAATAGGAATTTGGGCAATTTATAATACTCCGGTAGATGCCATTCCCGATCTTTCCGATGTGCAGGTTATCATTTTCAGCGATTATCCGGGACAAGCTCCGCAGGTGGTGGAAGATCAGGTGACTTATCCGCTTACGTCGGCGTTGCTGTCTGTACCTCATGCCAAAAGTGTGCGGGGTTATTCCTTTTTTGGATTTTCCATGGTTTATGTTATTTTTGAGGACGGAACCGATATTTACTGGGCACGTTCCCGCGTATTAGAATATTTGAATGTAGCTCAAAGCCGCTTGCCGGAAGACGTTTCCGTTCAGTTAGGGCCGGATGCAACCGGAGTTGGTTGGGTCTATATGTACACACTCACGTCAGATCGGCACGATCTGCAGCAGCTTCGCTCGATCCAGGATTGGTATCTGAAAAATGAATTGATGTCGGTTCCGGGAGTTTCGGAAGTGGCTAGTGCCGGTGGATATGTGAAACAATATCAGGTGGAAGTAGATCCGGAAAAACTGCGGGCATACGGACTAAGTTTACAGAAAGTAAACATGGCTATAAAACGATCCAACAATGATGTTGGTGGTAAACTTCTGGAAATGGGTGAAACCGAATACATGATCCGTGGAAAAGGGTACATACAATCGATAGAAGATTTAAAAACAATTTCTGTAGGATTGGATAAAGAATCCAGCACACCAATTTATCTTTCACAGATTGCCAATATCCATATCGGACCGGAAATTCGGCGCGGAATCATCGAAATCAACGGAGAGGGTGAAGCAGTTACCGGTATCATCGTGATGCGTTATGGCGAAAATGCTGTTGATGTGATAAATGGTGTAAAAACTCGTCTGGAATCTCTACAAAAAGGTTTGCCGGAAGGTGTTCAAATCCACACCTCCTACGACCGCTCTTCTCTTATTCAACGCTCTATCGATACACTTAAAAACACTTTATTTCTGCAGATGCTGGCTGTGACCATCGTAACGATGATCTTCCTGCTGCATTTACGCAGTGCTTTTGTGGCTATTTTCACTTTGCCGGTGGGAATTCTCATCAGTTTTATTATCATGAAAATCTGGGGAATTTCGGCCAATATCATGAGCCTGGGAGGAATTGCCATTGCCATTGGTGTGATGGTGGATGCTTCCATTGTAATGGTGGAAAATCTGCACAAACAGCGAGAACGGCATAAAGATAAATCGCATCACGAAATGGTTTTGATAGCTGCCAAGGAAGTAGGACCGGCACTGTTCTTTTCGCTGCTCATAGTTACAATCAGTTTCATGCCAGTGTTCAGTTTGCAACAGCAGGAAGGCAGGCTTTTCATTCCCCTGGCATTTACCAAAACTTTCGCCATGGCAGCCGCAGCGCTGCTGGCAATCACGGTTATTCCCGTCCTGATGTTTTACTTCGTGCGTGGAAAGATCAGGCCGGAAAACAAAAATCCTTTAGCTCGATTTTTTATTGCTGTTTACCGTCCTGTCATCAAATTTGTACTTTGGTTTCCCTGGCTGGTCATCATTTTAGCAGTCATTATTTTACTCTCGACATATATACCGTATAGCAAGTTGGGTTCGGAATTTATGCCGCCTTTGAATGAAGGTGACCTTTTATACATGCCGACCACACCACCTGGAATTAGCATTACAAAAGCGAAAGAGCTTTTACAGCAGACAGATAAGATAATTGCTTCTCATCCGCAGGTGGAACACGTTCTGGGAAAAATTGGCAGAGCAGATACTTCCACCGATCCGGCTCCGCTTTCCATGATAGAAACCACGATCATCCTGAAAGATAAAAGCCAGTGGCCGAAGGGAAAAACCATCGAAGATGTGATTCGTGAACTGGATGAAATGGTGCAATTTCCCGGTCTTACAAACAGCTGGACAATGCCGATAAAAACCAGGATCGATATGCTGGCTACCGGTATTAAAACCCCAGTAGGAATTAAACTGATGGGAGATGATCTGCAGCAGCTTTCTGAAATTGGAGAACAGATCGAAGCTTTGTTGCGTCCGATGCCGGAAGTAACTTCCGCCTATTCGGAGCGTGTAACTGGTGGAAATTTTATTGATATCATGATAGATAGAGAAAAAGTGGCGATCGAAGGATTAACTATCGGTGATGTGCAGGATGTGATAAAAAGTGCTCTGGGTGGAATGAATGTAAGTTACACAGTAGAAGGCTTGGAACGCTATCCTATAAATGTGCGTTATCCAAGAGATCTCAGAAATAACATCGACGCTTTAAATCGACTCACAATAACCAGCCCAATGGGTTATGCAGTTCCATTGGGTCAACTGGCTGAAATCGAGATCGTGAAAGGTCCGCCCATGATCAAAAGTGAAAATGCCCGGCGTACAGCCTGGATCTTTGTAGATCTAAAAACATCAGATGTAGGCGGTTTCGTGAAAGAAGCAAAAGAACTCATAGCTAATCATGTGGAAATCCCCAGTGGTGTTTCCCTGATCTGGTCAGGTCAATTTGAGTATATGGAACGAGCTGCCAAACGACTCAGAATTGTTATTCCAATTACTCTGGCTCTCATCTTCCTGATCTTGTTCATGAATTTTAAAAGCGTAACAGAAAGCTTTATTATGATGATCACAGTGCCTTTTGCACTGGTGGGTGGAATTTGGCTGATGTATTTTAATGATTATAATATTTCGGTGGCTGTGGGTGTCGGTTTTATTGCTTTAGCGGGATTAGCCGCGGAAAATGGAGTTGTGCTGCTGGTTTACCTGGATGAAGCATATAATCGCTGGAAAAGAGAAGGTAAATTGAAAACTATTTCCGATCTGAAACAAATCGTGATGCAGGGTTCTGCCGAAAGAGTGCGGCCGATCCTGATGACAGTTTCTACCGATGTGATCGGTCTTCTGCCGATCATGTTTGGAACCAGTACCGGAATCAGAGTGATGAAAAGAATTGCTGCTCCCATGGTGGGAGGGCTCATCTCTTCTGCTGTGATGACATTAGTGATTTTGCCAACGATCTATTTCCTGTGGAAAAGACATCTTATGAAGAAAGAGAAAGTGTGA
- a CDS encoding efflux RND transporter periplasmic adaptor subunit, translating to MKKIILILAVTLLFIWGCSASDKAQVSQTDQHEHAEGYYTCPMHPTIVQDEPGDCPICGMDLVWQSNSEADTSEENSNDSNVLTIDPVVVQNMGVRIEHADRRDIVRNIRTVGKVQLADDKSYSINLKYSGWIEEIYADEIGREIKKGDPLFQIYSPELISAQEEYLNTVKTFGKESDLAISTKRRLNLWDLSDKYLDTLIKENNAQKNPVISSPFAGFILHKTMQQGSFVKAGKDLYHLGNLDEIWIMADVYEFDIPFLKVNSKVEIDIANFYGKKLHGKIDYIYPTLNEKTRTQTIRIELDNFGHQMKPGMFATLNINSEVLLDVLTIPTESIINSGNRKIVFISLGDGRYEAREIEIGVSDDLEYYTQVVSGLQEGEIVVTSGQFLLDSESQLREAVQKLLDAKLETPAGSSHDHSQSESFYYTCPMHPTIVQHEPGDCPICGMDLVKKEK from the coding sequence ATGAAGAAAATAATTTTGATTTTAGCAGTTACTTTACTGTTCATCTGGGGTTGCAGCGCTAGCGATAAAGCACAAGTTTCACAAACCGATCAGCATGAACATGCCGAAGGTTACTACACCTGTCCGATGCATCCTACAATAGTGCAGGATGAGCCGGGAGATTGTCCGATCTGTGGAATGGACCTGGTGTGGCAAAGCAATTCCGAAGCTGACACTTCAGAAGAAAATTCCAATGATTCCAATGTTCTTACCATCGATCCGGTGGTGGTTCAAAATATGGGAGTTCGCATCGAACATGCTGACAGGAGAGATATTGTCCGCAATATTCGCACGGTGGGAAAAGTGCAGCTTGCAGATGATAAGAGCTATTCCATAAACCTGAAATATTCCGGTTGGATCGAAGAGATTTATGCTGATGAGATCGGGCGGGAAATTAAAAAAGGTGATCCTCTCTTCCAGATATATTCACCCGAATTGATCTCTGCTCAAGAAGAATATCTAAATACAGTGAAAACTTTTGGAAAAGAAAGTGACCTGGCTATCTCAACCAAGCGTAGATTAAATTTGTGGGATCTTTCCGATAAATATTTAGACACACTTATCAAGGAAAATAATGCTCAAAAAAATCCGGTGATCTCTTCACCTTTTGCAGGTTTCATTTTGCATAAAACTATGCAGCAGGGTTCTTTTGTGAAAGCGGGTAAAGATCTTTACCATCTGGGAAACCTGGATGAAATCTGGATCATGGCCGATGTGTATGAATTCGATATTCCATTTTTGAAAGTGAACAGTAAGGTTGAAATTGACATAGCTAATTTTTACGGTAAAAAATTACACGGAAAAATCGATTATATTTATCCAACCTTAAATGAAAAAACGCGAACCCAAACTATCAGGATAGAATTAGATAATTTTGGCCATCAAATGAAACCAGGCATGTTTGCTACTCTCAATATTAATTCTGAAGTTTTATTAGATGTGCTGACGATTCCTACTGAATCGATCATCAATTCCGGAAATAGAAAAATCGTATTTATCAGCTTGGGAGATGGTCGTTATGAAGCTCGTGAAATTGAAATCGGCGTGAGTGATGATCTGGAATATTACACGCAGGTTGTGTCCGGTTTGCAGGAAGGAGAAATCGTAGTAACTTCTGGTCAATTTTTGCTGGATTCGGAAAGTCAATTGCGGGAAGCAGTACAAAAACTTCTGGATGCAAAACTGGAAACTCCCGCGGGTAGTTCACACGATCATTCTCAAAGTGAATCATTCTATTATACCTGCCCGATGCATCCGACGATTGTTCAGCATGAGCCAGGAGATTGTCCCATTTGTGGAATGGATCTGGTGAAGAAAGAAAAGTAG
- a CDS encoding TolC family protein yields the protein MKRKVKNDAHWKFIYLRKRMIAIYVSMLLISFSLFAQQPLDNMVEMIWQQNAGIQAMQNQMEMLKEKETLVQKLMDPMLAIEYSSVPIDSWVLDETPMSGIQFKLQQTFPFPGKNNLREEIASSELTAKNWELEEMKLQLAGQFKKIYASLAMVRQLEKKSEKHITLLLQLKSSLQTKYETGKANQHDLLRLDIMVQKLQDDLKDFRQKDNELTAALNSILNRNYNEPILINNLITIEISEKLTELLETARQNRPLLKKMEQEEKTQRLEMKLAHRDRLPDLTIWAGYRYRQDIGTMESPDFASVGISFPIPFDFLGRTRAKYKMFNYKRKAVENSYNDAIAKLSAQLEKELSSYQRANEKMATYENDLIPNAENALKMTLAAYENGKADFSSIYQAQLQILDFERTLIKTNNQILISQFSIEALTGFKEK from the coding sequence ATGAAAAGAAAAGTAAAAAATGATGCGCACTGGAAATTTATTTATTTGCGCAAGCGAATGATTGCGATCTATGTTTCTATGCTATTGATAAGTTTCTCTCTTTTTGCTCAGCAACCTTTGGATAACATGGTCGAGATGATCTGGCAGCAAAATGCTGGAATTCAGGCTATGCAGAATCAAATGGAAATGCTAAAAGAAAAAGAAACTTTAGTTCAAAAACTGATGGATCCGATGCTGGCAATAGAATACAGCAGCGTTCCCATCGATAGTTGGGTGCTGGATGAAACACCGATGAGCGGAATCCAGTTCAAACTACAGCAAACCTTTCCTTTTCCCGGCAAAAATAATCTTCGAGAGGAAATAGCATCTTCAGAGCTGACCGCTAAAAACTGGGAACTGGAAGAGATGAAACTGCAGCTGGCAGGACAGTTCAAAAAAATCTATGCCAGCCTGGCAATGGTGCGGCAATTGGAAAAAAAATCTGAAAAACACATAACTTTATTATTGCAGCTCAAATCTTCACTTCAAACTAAATATGAAACAGGAAAAGCAAATCAACACGATCTGCTCAGGTTGGATATTATGGTGCAGAAACTGCAGGATGACCTGAAGGATTTTCGGCAGAAAGATAACGAACTTACAGCAGCTTTGAATTCTATACTAAATAGGAATTATAATGAACCAATTCTAATTAATAATCTTATTACTATAGAGATATCAGAAAAATTGACGGAACTTCTGGAAACTGCCAGGCAAAACCGACCGCTGTTAAAAAAAATGGAGCAAGAAGAAAAAACTCAAAGATTGGAGATGAAACTTGCTCATCGAGACAGATTACCTGATTTAACAATTTGGGCTGGATATCGTTATCGCCAGGATATTGGGACAATGGAAAGCCCTGATTTTGCTTCGGTGGGAATATCCTTTCCAATTCCATTCGATTTTCTGGGAAGAACCAGGGCAAAATACAAGATGTTCAATTACAAACGAAAAGCTGTTGAAAATAGTTACAACGATGCTATAGCCAAGCTGTCAGCTCAATTGGAAAAGGAATTATCTTCCTACCAGCGAGCAAATGAAAAAATGGCAACTTATGAAAATGACCTGATTCCTAATGCTGAGAATGCTCTGAAAATGACACTGGCAGCTTATGAAAATGGCAAAGCAGATTTTTCATCGATCTATCAGGCTCAACTGCAGATTTTGGATTTTGAAAGAACTCTCATCAAAACCAATAACCAGATTTTAATAAGTCAATTTTCGATTGAAGCATTGACCGGATTTAAGGAGAAATAA
- a CDS encoding thymidylate kinase: protein MKHKLIIVEGIPGSGKSTIAKKIEQYLISKNIKAKMYREGDAHPADLAWLACIPTAEYIELLNKFSEQKEIIEKNTIIEGEFALVAYLNLGFLIGQNDLMKYLESKEVYDGRVGFQIFKYLHFCRWQKFVNDTKDDEIVIFECSFLQNHVNELILVYNKDYGFIRNYLSELADIIQSLNPLMIYLKQQDVNETIRRVAAERLSPKPEIEPDWIDRVIEYIGKSKYGKMNQIIDFDGLVKYFEHRQNIELELLQDLPIKSGIVFDPDFDWKVIWNKIEAILNS from the coding sequence ATGAAACATAAACTCATAATTGTCGAAGGAATTCCCGGTTCAGGAAAAAGCACAATTGCCAAGAAAATAGAACAATATCTTATATCTAAAAATATAAAAGCAAAAATGTATCGGGAAGGAGATGCTCATCCTGCCGATCTGGCCTGGCTTGCCTGCATTCCTACTGCTGAATATATTGAACTTCTAAATAAGTTTTCCGAGCAGAAAGAAATAATAGAAAAAAATACAATAATTGAAGGTGAATTTGCTCTGGTAGCTTATTTGAATCTGGGATTCCTGATTGGTCAGAATGATCTGATGAAATACCTTGAATCCAAAGAAGTTTACGACGGCAGAGTAGGTTTTCAAATTTTTAAATATTTGCATTTCTGTCGTTGGCAGAAATTTGTTAATGATACAAAAGATGATGAAATTGTAATATTTGAATGTTCCTTTCTGCAGAATCATGTGAATGAATTGATTTTAGTATACAACAAAGATTATGGCTTCATTAGAAATTATCTTTCCGAACTTGCTGATATTATTCAATCTTTAAATCCCTTGATGATCTACCTGAAACAGCAGGATGTAAATGAAACAATTCGCAGAGTTGCTGCTGAGAGATTATCTCCCAAACCAGAAATCGAACCAGATTGGATCGATCGTGTAATTGAATATATCGGCAAAAGTAAGTACGGCAAAATGAACCAAATAATTGATTTTGATGGTTTAGTAAAATACTTTGAACATCGACAAAATATTGAATTGGAACTTCTACAGGATTTGCCGATAAAATCTGGAATTGTGTTCGATCCCGATTTTGATTGGAAAGTAATTTGGAATAAGATAGAAGCAATTTTGAATTCTTAG
- a CDS encoding MBL fold metallo-hydrolase — MSKNLIFFKMQIGKYVCNVVSAGSWMGDGGAAMGVMPKALWKKLLPCDNKNRIPLALNSLLIQTAGKNILIDTGIGNKLSPKKKEIYQASDFDLLENLHKLDLKREEIDYVILTHLHFDHAGGVVTNFAGKPELTFPNAIHVFQKAEWEIAQNPDELNKASYNFKDDLQLLNESGKYKVIEGDYELLPGVKIERTGGHSEGMQVVRMESDGELAYYAGDIIPMQSLKHLAVNSAFEICRKDSFIAKKKILTELKNRNGILFYAHDSQRLWERM; from the coding sequence ATGTCAAAGAATCTGATCTTCTTCAAAATGCAGATAGGAAAATATGTTTGTAATGTGGTTTCTGCAGGTAGCTGGATGGGCGACGGCGGAGCTGCAATGGGTGTGATGCCCAAAGCTTTGTGGAAAAAATTACTTCCTTGTGATAACAAAAATAGAATTCCACTGGCTTTAAATTCTCTGCTTATCCAAACCGCTGGAAAGAACATTCTCATCGATACAGGAATTGGCAATAAACTTTCCCCCAAGAAAAAGGAAATTTACCAGGCTTCCGATTTTGATCTTCTAGAAAACTTGCATAAACTGGATTTGAAACGCGAAGAAATCGATTACGTAATTTTGACCCATCTTCATTTTGATCATGCCGGCGGAGTGGTTACAAATTTTGCTGGCAAACCTGAACTTACATTTCCCAATGCGATTCATGTTTTCCAAAAAGCAGAATGGGAAATAGCTCAAAATCCTGATGAACTGAATAAAGCTTCCTACAATTTTAAAGATGATCTACAGCTTTTAAATGAAAGTGGAAAATACAAGGTTATCGAAGGCGATTACGAGCTTTTGCCGGGAGTTAAAATTGAACGTACCGGCGGTCACAGCGAAGGGATGCAGGTTGTGCGCATGGAAAGTGACGGTGAACTGGCTTATTATGCCGGAGATATAATTCCAATGCAATCGCTTAAACATCTGGCTGTAAATTCTGCTTTCGAAATTTGCCGCAAAGATTCCTTCATTGCCAAAAAGAAAATCCTGACCGAATTGAAAAATCGAAACGGAATTTTATTTTATGCTCACGATTCACAGAGATTATGGGAGAGAATGTAG
- a CDS encoding Jag N-terminal domain-containing protein, with amino-acid sequence MQSIIKEGKSTSAVIAEFMKEKNVSLDDFKFEVIDEGSKGLFGLIGTKPTKIKFLLPDVSEKIKEYAEGILKGINGDYSGLEVTFKDRKYYVDIKSNDPGFLIGKEARMLDSIQHLLNQMINKQEKKKLRLRVDVDGYRERRKQALLDKVRDIISKVKDRGRSITMEPLHAANRRVVHQFVEKDKELRTMTIGDGEFKRVVILPSSASGDDIPKKRNNRRNNHRPYRRKKTANRN; translated from the coding sequence ATGCAAAGTATCATTAAAGAAGGAAAATCAACTTCTGCCGTTATTGCAGAATTCATGAAAGAAAAAAATGTAAGCTTGGACGATTTTAAATTTGAAGTGATCGATGAAGGTTCCAAAGGACTGTTTGGATTGATCGGAACAAAACCTACAAAAATTAAATTCCTGCTGCCGGACGTTTCAGAAAAGATCAAAGAATATGCAGAAGGAATTTTAAAAGGTATCAATGGTGATTATTCAGGTTTGGAAGTTACTTTTAAAGATCGAAAATATTATGTTGATATCAAAAGTAACGATCCGGGATTTTTGATCGGTAAAGAAGCCAGAATGCTGGACAGTATTCAACATCTTTTGAACCAGATGATCAACAAACAGGAAAAGAAAAAGCTAAGACTTCGAGTTGATGTTGATGGCTATCGTGAACGCAGAAAACAGGCACTTCTGGATAAAGTTAGAGATATTATTTCCAAGGTAAAAGATAGAGGACGCAGCATCACGATGGAACCTCTGCATGCGGCAAATCGCCGCGTGGTTCATCAATTTGTGGAAAAAGATAAAGAACTCCGCACCATGACGATTGGTGATGGAGAATTTAAAAGAGTGGTAATTTTACCGTCTTCAGCAAGTGGTGATGATATTCCCAAAAAACGAAACAATCGTCGCAATAATCATCGACCTTATCGAAGAAAAAAAACTGCTAATCGTAATTAG